The Rhododendron vialii isolate Sample 1 chromosome 6a, ASM3025357v1 genome includes a window with the following:
- the LOC131331498 gene encoding protein GRAVITROPIC IN THE LIGHT 1-like isoform X2 encodes METVDRTTKSRLARTFAKVLHIRQATGVAPADEIHRKTTFREKFKHDVFDADDVDDKLRHKIAKEAFLSKLFATISTVKAAYSQLQFAQSPYDADGIQAADQIVISELKNLSELKQCYLKKQFDELSPEKTQLLAEIQEQKSLIKTYEVFGKKLDSELKLKNSEITFLKEKLEEANRENKGIENRLNSSGLLSVGDNLHLSGLSPNHFISFLRQTTKSIQNFIRLMVNEMELAGWDLDAAVGAIEPGVCFSNPDHICFAFESFVCREMFDGFNNPNFSLWNESLPEQPKSHRFFFERFKQVKSMKTREILVQNPKSAFSRFCSTKYLKLVHPKMETSLFGNLNQRKLVKSGDNPETTFFATFSEMAKRVWLLHCLAFSFEPEASIFQAGKGSRFSEVYMESACEEAFFSPEGSTETDPPVAFTVVPGFKIGKTVIQCQVYLSSS; translated from the coding sequence ATGGAAACAGTTGATCGGACTACTAAGAGCCGTTTGGCGCGGACTTTTGCCAAGGTTTTGCACATTCGACAAGCAACCGGTGTTGCTCCGGCCGATGAAATTCACAGGAAGACTACGTTTCGAGAAAAGTTCAAACATGATGTCTTTGATGCCGATGATGTTGATGACAAGCTCCGGCACAAAATTGCCAAAGAAGCTTTTCTGTCGAAGCTGTTTGCTACCATTTCAACAGTTAAAGCAGCATATTCCCAGTTGCAGTTTGCTCAATCTCCTTACGATGCTGATGGGATTCAAGCTGCTGATCAGATAGTGATATCAGAGCTGAAGAATTTGTCCGAGTTAAAGCAATGCTATTTGAAGAAACAGTTTGATGAGTTGTCTCCTGAGAAAACACAGCTGTTGGCTGAAATCCAGGAGCAAAAGAGTCTTATCAAGACATATGAAGTTTTTGGGAAAAAGCTGGATTCTGAGCTTAAGCTCAAGAATTCTGAAATTACATTTCTGAAAGAGAAATTGGAGGAAGCCAACAGGGAGAACAAGGGAATTGAGAACAGATTGAACTCAAGTGGGTTGTTGTCTGTTGGTGATAATCTTCACCTCTCAGGCTTGAGTCCCaaccatttcatttcatttcttcgACAAACCACGAAATCCATCCAGAATTTCATTCGGTTGATGGTCAATGAGATGGAATTAGCCGGGTGGGATTTAGATGCCGCTGTTGGAGCAATTGAACCGGGTGTTTGTTTCTCGAATCCAGACCACATTTGTTTTGCATTCGAGTCCTTTGTTTGCCGCGAAATGTTTGATGGTTTCAATAACCCGAACTTCTCTCTTTGGAACGAGTCTTTGCCGGAGCAGCCAAAGAGCCATCgatttttctttgaaagatTCAAGCAAGTGAAATCCATGAAAACTAGGGAAATCCTTGTTCAGAACCCAAAATCAGCATTTTCAAGGTTTTGCTCTACCAAGTACCTGAAACTCGTTCATCCCAAAATGGAAACGTCTCTGTTTGGCAACCTGAATCAGCGAAAATTAGTGAAATCAGGTGACAACCCCGAGACTACTTTCTTTGCCACGTTTTCTGAAATGGCAAAACGGGTTTGGCTCCTGCATTGTTTGGCATTTTCATTTGAGCCTGAAGCGTCGATCTTTCAAGCCGGGAAGGGGTCTCGATTTTCGGAAGTTTACATGGAAAGTGCGTGCGAAGAAGCTTTCTTTTCTCCTGAGGGCTCTACAGAAACTGACCCGCCGGTGGCATTCACGGTGGTTCCAGGGTTCAAGATTGGTAAAACTGTGATACAGTGTCAGGTGTACCTCTCTTCCTCTTAG
- the LOC131331498 gene encoding protein GRAVITROPIC IN THE LIGHT 1-like isoform X1, with amino-acid sequence MFQCRRVSKMETVDRTTKSRLARTFAKVLHIRQATGVAPADEIHRKTTFREKFKHDVFDADDVDDKLRHKIAKEAFLSKLFATISTVKAAYSQLQFAQSPYDADGIQAADQIVISELKNLSELKQCYLKKQFDELSPEKTQLLAEIQEQKSLIKTYEVFGKKLDSELKLKNSEITFLKEKLEEANRENKGIENRLNSSGLLSVGDNLHLSGLSPNHFISFLRQTTKSIQNFIRLMVNEMELAGWDLDAAVGAIEPGVCFSNPDHICFAFESFVCREMFDGFNNPNFSLWNESLPEQPKSHRFFFERFKQVKSMKTREILVQNPKSAFSRFCSTKYLKLVHPKMETSLFGNLNQRKLVKSGDNPETTFFATFSEMAKRVWLLHCLAFSFEPEASIFQAGKGSRFSEVYMESACEEAFFSPEGSTETDPPVAFTVVPGFKIGKTVIQCQVYLSSS; translated from the exons ATGTTTCAATGCCGGCGAGTTTCTAAG ATGGAAACAGTTGATCGGACTACTAAGAGCCGTTTGGCGCGGACTTTTGCCAAGGTTTTGCACATTCGACAAGCAACCGGTGTTGCTCCGGCCGATGAAATTCACAGGAAGACTACGTTTCGAGAAAAGTTCAAACATGATGTCTTTGATGCCGATGATGTTGATGACAAGCTCCGGCACAAAATTGCCAAAGAAGCTTTTCTGTCGAAGCTGTTTGCTACCATTTCAACAGTTAAAGCAGCATATTCCCAGTTGCAGTTTGCTCAATCTCCTTACGATGCTGATGGGATTCAAGCTGCTGATCAGATAGTGATATCAGAGCTGAAGAATTTGTCCGAGTTAAAGCAATGCTATTTGAAGAAACAGTTTGATGAGTTGTCTCCTGAGAAAACACAGCTGTTGGCTGAAATCCAGGAGCAAAAGAGTCTTATCAAGACATATGAAGTTTTTGGGAAAAAGCTGGATTCTGAGCTTAAGCTCAAGAATTCTGAAATTACATTTCTGAAAGAGAAATTGGAGGAAGCCAACAGGGAGAACAAGGGAATTGAGAACAGATTGAACTCAAGTGGGTTGTTGTCTGTTGGTGATAATCTTCACCTCTCAGGCTTGAGTCCCaaccatttcatttcatttcttcgACAAACCACGAAATCCATCCAGAATTTCATTCGGTTGATGGTCAATGAGATGGAATTAGCCGGGTGGGATTTAGATGCCGCTGTTGGAGCAATTGAACCGGGTGTTTGTTTCTCGAATCCAGACCACATTTGTTTTGCATTCGAGTCCTTTGTTTGCCGCGAAATGTTTGATGGTTTCAATAACCCGAACTTCTCTCTTTGGAACGAGTCTTTGCCGGAGCAGCCAAAGAGCCATCgatttttctttgaaagatTCAAGCAAGTGAAATCCATGAAAACTAGGGAAATCCTTGTTCAGAACCCAAAATCAGCATTTTCAAGGTTTTGCTCTACCAAGTACCTGAAACTCGTTCATCCCAAAATGGAAACGTCTCTGTTTGGCAACCTGAATCAGCGAAAATTAGTGAAATCAGGTGACAACCCCGAGACTACTTTCTTTGCCACGTTTTCTGAAATGGCAAAACGGGTTTGGCTCCTGCATTGTTTGGCATTTTCATTTGAGCCTGAAGCGTCGATCTTTCAAGCCGGGAAGGGGTCTCGATTTTCGGAAGTTTACATGGAAAGTGCGTGCGAAGAAGCTTTCTTTTCTCCTGAGGGCTCTACAGAAACTGACCCGCCGGTGGCATTCACGGTGGTTCCAGGGTTCAAGATTGGTAAAACTGTGATACAGTGTCAGGTGTACCTCTCTTCCTCTTAG